One window of Microbacterium sp. Root61 genomic DNA carries:
- a CDS encoding threonine synthase encodes MVDAHDVICRDCETPRAVLAAFRCPRCGGEFTTGYANAPVTATGEHGMWRWRSVLPVDPAGALISLGEGDTPLVPLDAAAGFPSISVKCEHLNPTGSFKDRVLAVAATLVVQRGLRGFVGTSSGNGGASAAAYARRGRFSTLLFTLSDVVEQKLLQIRALGGHAFMLQGIGHDAATTRAAAERIAEVAAEQGFAPVLTGGRYAPEAMDGATTIAYELWEQDPHATHVYVPVGGGGLLSAVGRGFERLAAAGHRVPRVVAVQPSGCATLRAAVDGDYSGITGETSTAISGLQVAVLFDGPGAWQAIRSSGGHLVEVTDDAVRDAQRHLADAGMLVEPAGATAYAGALADIAAGAHDADARIIVVATGAGYKDSEALQRLATQAPQPARITIDDLDDVLSAHRDRS; translated from the coding sequence ATGGTCGACGCGCACGACGTGATCTGTCGCGACTGCGAGACGCCGCGCGCTGTTCTTGCGGCCTTCCGCTGCCCGCGCTGCGGCGGCGAATTCACCACCGGGTACGCGAACGCTCCGGTGACGGCCACGGGCGAGCACGGCATGTGGCGCTGGCGCTCGGTGCTTCCGGTGGATCCTGCGGGCGCGCTCATCAGCCTCGGCGAAGGCGACACACCACTCGTCCCGCTTGACGCCGCCGCCGGCTTCCCCTCCATTTCGGTCAAGTGCGAGCACCTCAATCCGACCGGATCGTTCAAGGACAGGGTGCTCGCTGTGGCGGCCACGCTGGTCGTGCAGCGTGGCCTGCGCGGGTTCGTGGGAACCTCCTCGGGCAACGGCGGCGCGAGCGCCGCCGCGTACGCGCGCCGCGGGCGATTCTCCACCCTCCTGTTCACGCTCTCGGATGTCGTGGAGCAGAAGCTGCTGCAGATCCGCGCGCTCGGCGGGCACGCCTTCATGCTGCAGGGCATCGGCCACGATGCGGCGACGACGCGGGCCGCGGCCGAGCGCATCGCCGAGGTCGCGGCAGAACAGGGTTTCGCACCGGTGCTCACCGGAGGGCGCTACGCGCCCGAGGCGATGGACGGTGCAACAACGATCGCTTACGAGCTCTGGGAGCAGGATCCGCACGCGACGCACGTCTATGTGCCGGTCGGCGGCGGCGGCCTGCTCTCGGCGGTCGGGCGGGGCTTCGAACGACTGGCGGCGGCCGGTCACCGGGTGCCCCGAGTGGTCGCTGTACAGCCGTCCGGATGCGCGACGCTGCGGGCCGCCGTTGACGGAGACTACTCGGGCATCACCGGGGAGACCTCCACCGCGATCTCCGGTCTTCAGGTCGCTGTCCTGTTCGACGGTCCCGGCGCGTGGCAGGCGATCCGCTCCTCCGGCGGTCACCTGGTCGAGGTGACCGATGACGCGGTGCGGGACGCCCAGCGCCACCTGGCGGATGCGGGAATGCTCGTGGAACCTGCGGGTGCGACCGCGTATGCCGGCGCACTCGCCGACATCGCTGCCGGCGCGCACGATGCGGATGCCCGCATCATCGTCGTGGCGACCGGCGCCGGGTACAAGGATTCCGAGGCATTGCAGCGCCTCGCGACACAGGCGCCACAGCCGGCGCGAATCACGATCGACGACCTCGACGACGTGCTGTCGGCCCATCGAGATCGGAGCTGA
- a CDS encoding SDR family NAD(P)-dependent oxidoreductase produces the protein MTGAAGQYGRHISRALAGAGATVVIASRQLDACEEFAAELRDEGASAVAIALDQADESSITTFVGEVIDRLGRIDVLVNNAVLRRGGVPAETTYADWAATSTVNSTGLFWLTTQVAERMAAAGRGSIINIASIYAMIAPDFSLFEETAIAPTPPFYAFDKAGMLGLTRYFAAYYGPSGVRVNAISAGGLLSDAMDPAFIAGYSRRTALRRPAGPDDIKGPLLFLASDASGYVTGINLPVDGGRTL, from the coding sequence GTGACCGGGGCAGCCGGGCAGTACGGGCGCCACATCTCCCGCGCCCTGGCCGGTGCCGGAGCGACCGTCGTGATCGCCTCACGACAACTGGACGCGTGCGAGGAGTTCGCCGCCGAGCTGCGCGACGAAGGGGCATCCGCCGTCGCCATCGCCCTGGACCAGGCCGACGAGTCGTCGATCACGACGTTCGTCGGCGAGGTGATCGACCGCCTCGGGCGAATCGACGTCCTCGTGAACAACGCCGTGCTCCGCCGCGGCGGCGTTCCCGCCGAAACCACCTACGCCGATTGGGCGGCGACGAGCACGGTGAACTCGACGGGCCTATTCTGGCTCACGACCCAGGTCGCGGAGCGGATGGCCGCTGCCGGGCGAGGCTCGATCATCAACATCGCCTCGATCTACGCGATGATCGCGCCGGACTTCTCGCTGTTCGAAGAGACGGCGATCGCGCCGACACCGCCGTTCTATGCGTTCGACAAGGCGGGCATGCTCGGCCTCACCCGTTACTTCGCGGCGTACTATGGGCCATCCGGCGTTCGCGTGAACGCGATCAGCGCCGGGGGCCTTCTCTCCGACGCGATGGATCCGGCGTTCATCGCCGGCTACTCCCGCAGAACCGCGCTCCGCCGTCCCGCGGGCCCCGACGACATCAAGGGCCCGCTGCTGTTCCTCGCCTCGGATGCCTCCGGGTACGTCACCGGGATCAATCTCCCCGTCGACGGCGGTCGCACGCTCTGA